In Candidatus Poribacteria bacterium, one DNA window encodes the following:
- a CDS encoding LamG domain-containing protein: MKIRLVWIGIVVLFTIGILTTSSYALLDPETVVGIWKFDEGKGDTAKDSSENGNDGTLTNKPKWVDGKFGKALEFDGTSFVDMGNDKSLQFHGDVTIVYWVRPESVGAGRQNTVCKSYGGEGCLTQEPDGRLSFYWGDCGGNCQPYVEVTRPSPGTFVDDEWIHVAETRNVSKREYKMYKDGEVTAEAKWLKCGAHPCGDSSPSDLSLFIGSGYAGKYRGIIDEVGIFSVVLSEDEIQSIMDDGLEKAFVVSPNDKLTTTWAYIKQ; this comes from the coding sequence ATGAAAATCAGATTGGTATGGATAGGTATAGTCGTTCTGTTTACTATAGGTATACTAACGACTTCAAGTTATGCGCTGTTAGACCCTGAAACCGTCGTAGGAATATGGAAATTTGATGAGGGGAAGGGGGATACTGCAAAAGATTCCTCTGAAAACGGGAACGACGGGACACTCACGAATAAACCTAAGTGGGTGGACGGCAAATTTGGTAAGGCTCTGGAGTTTGATGGTACATCTTTTGTGGATATGGGGAATGACAAATCACTTCAGTTCCACGGAGATGTAACAATTGTTTATTGGGTTAGACCTGAAAGTGTAGGTGCGGGTCGCCAAAACACAGTTTGCAAATCTTATGGCGGTGAAGGCTGCTTGACACAGGAACCAGATGGGCGGTTGAGTTTTTATTGGGGTGATTGTGGCGGAAATTGTCAGCCTTATGTAGAGGTTACAAGACCGTCTCCTGGGACTTTCGTAGATGATGAGTGGATTCACGTCGCTGAGACGAGAAATGTCTCAAAACGCGAGTATAAGATGTACAAAGACGGTGAAGTCACCGCCGAAGCTAAATGGCTGAAATGTGGTGCTCACCCCTGTGGAGACTCCAGTCCGAGCGATCTCAGTTTGTTCATCGGCTCCGGTTACGCTGGTAAATATAGAGGTATCATTGACGAAGTGGGTATTTTTAGTGTGGTTCTGAGTGAGGATGAGATTCAGAGTATTATGGATGATGGATTGGAAAAGGCTTTCGTCGTTTCCCCCAACGACAAACTCACCACCACATGGGCATACATAAAGCAATAA
- a CDS encoding DUF4129 domain-containing protein: protein MKKRVCLCVIVCLIGFSALFAMEAEEQAFREELDTRRGETEVSYEEYRKVLLKLLEPRSDWETDLRFILFPLGAIALGIVVLFFIRQIRANLITEAFDSLSDTGLEHVETERAALARAETAEAASDFRGALRFLYLSAILHLQERGSLPYDRSLTNREYLHQAQTDIDLYTALGPAITIFDEVWYGHKPCDAETVANYRDLLQKVYVRN, encoded by the coding sequence GTGAAAAAAAGAGTTTGTCTTTGCGTTATAGTGTGCCTTATCGGTTTTTCCGCGCTCTTTGCAATGGAGGCTGAAGAACAGGCGTTTCGCGAAGAATTAGATACGCGCCGCGGAGAAACGGAGGTTTCTTACGAAGAGTACCGGAAGGTTTTATTGAAACTTCTCGAACCCAGAAGCGACTGGGAGACTGATCTCAGGTTTATTCTGTTTCCTCTTGGAGCCATCGCACTGGGGATTGTGGTCCTCTTTTTCATCCGCCAAATCCGGGCAAATCTGATTACTGAGGCATTCGACAGCTTGTCAGACACCGGATTGGAGCATGTAGAAACAGAGAGAGCTGCCCTTGCCCGCGCGGAGACAGCAGAGGCAGCAAGCGACTTTCGCGGTGCGCTCCGATTCCTCTATCTCTCCGCTATTTTGCACCTCCAAGAACGAGGGAGCCTCCCTTATGATAGGAGTCTAACAAATCGCGAATATCTCCATCAAGCGCAAACAGACATCGACCTATACACCGCACTCGGACCTGCGATTACTATTTTTGATGAAGTCTGGTACGGACACAAACCATGCGATGCAGAGACGGTCGCGAATTATCGAGACCTCTTACAAAAAGTCTATGTGAGAAACTGA
- a CDS encoding lysophospholipid acyltransferase family protein has protein sequence MRCFAQTGVVYSIYDRIYDEGEIAMPTARVRWKDRCVYRIVSIFGWWCRRLPKKWAMQLGKGIGILFYHLVKKRRDIALGNLKIAFGSHLTTSKRTEICKASFINVGKTCIEFLRFPKLNAENIWNEVSVDGAENLHAALAEGKGAIVFLPHFGNWELLSLVYGALIPDRAKAIAFPIKNALLNAYIWRHREQMSLKLIPRKRAIRETLSALKNNQAVGFFADQNAGPEGVFVNFLGKPASAARGPAVLARKTGAPLLFSLSVRQPDDRHRVYISSPIHVEASDNLEQDVEIYTTQMLAQLETYIHKYPEQWLWLHNRWKTQPSR, from the coding sequence ATGCGTTGCTTTGCACAGACAGGTGTGGTATACTCTATCTATGATAGGATATATGATGAAGGAGAAATAGCGATGCCCACTGCGCGTGTTCGATGGAAGGATAGATGCGTATATAGAATAGTCTCTATTTTCGGATGGTGGTGCCGTCGCCTTCCGAAAAAGTGGGCGATGCAATTGGGGAAAGGTATTGGTATCTTGTTTTATCATCTCGTCAAAAAACGGCGGGACATCGCTTTGGGCAATCTGAAAATCGCGTTCGGTAGCCACCTCACAACATCAAAGCGTACAGAAATCTGCAAGGCGAGCTTTATCAACGTCGGTAAGACCTGCATTGAATTCCTTCGATTTCCCAAATTAAACGCCGAAAACATCTGGAACGAGGTCTCTGTAGACGGCGCAGAAAATCTCCATGCCGCCTTGGCGGAAGGTAAAGGCGCGATCGTCTTCTTGCCACATTTCGGGAATTGGGAGCTGCTTTCGCTTGTATACGGTGCGCTAATTCCGGATCGGGCGAAAGCTATTGCTTTCCCGATAAAAAACGCTTTGCTTAATGCTTACATTTGGCGGCATCGCGAGCAGATGAGTCTAAAACTGATTCCTCGGAAGCGTGCGATCCGAGAAACGCTGAGTGCGCTTAAAAACAATCAAGCAGTCGGATTTTTCGCTGATCAGAATGCCGGTCCAGAAGGTGTATTCGTCAATTTTTTAGGGAAACCGGCTTCAGCAGCCCGCGGTCCCGCTGTCTTAGCACGCAAGACCGGGGCACCGCTTCTCTTCTCCCTCAGTGTCCGTCAACCAGATGATCGGCACCGGGTCTATATTTCATCTCCGATTCACGTCGAAGCCTCCGATAATCTTGAACAAGATGTTGAAATTTACACAACACAGATGTTGGCACAATTGGAAACATATATCCATAAATACCCTGAACAGTGGCTATGGCTTCACAATCGTTGGAAAACACAACCTTCGAGATAA
- a CDS encoding MoxR family ATPase, whose protein sequence is MTNLVQTVYEKMKQEAQKVIVGQTELFELVVVSLFSGGHVLLEGVPGTAKTLIAKTLAMVVSGQFSRVQFTPDLMPSDIVGTSVYDLTTNQFNLKRGPVFTNVLLADEINRSPAKTQSALLECMEERQVSIDGIRHELPPPFMVLATQNPIEYEGTYPLPEAQLDRFLFKLRVNYPIPEVETQILMNYHQGFNATRLETVGIESIVDGASLEECQAEIQKVTVEDSIFNYIVGLAEASRNSNELVLGGSPRASIALLLASKTYAALQGRDYILPDDVKFLAPHVYRHRILLKPDAEIEGLTPDDIIDRLLAEAEIPR, encoded by the coding sequence ATGACGAATCTCGTTCAAACAGTTTATGAAAAAATGAAACAAGAAGCACAAAAGGTTATTGTCGGGCAGACTGAGCTTTTTGAACTTGTTGTTGTCAGTCTATTTTCAGGTGGACATGTGCTGTTAGAAGGGGTCCCCGGCACCGCGAAAACCCTTATTGCGAAAACGTTAGCGATGGTAGTCTCTGGACAATTTAGCCGTGTGCAGTTTACCCCCGACCTCATGCCGTCGGATATCGTTGGCACGAGTGTCTACGACTTAACAACAAATCAATTTAATCTGAAGCGGGGCCCCGTTTTCACGAATGTGCTGCTCGCTGATGAAATCAACCGCTCACCTGCCAAGACGCAATCCGCACTTTTGGAGTGTATGGAGGAGCGGCAGGTAAGTATTGACGGTATTCGCCATGAATTGCCCCCACCGTTTATGGTATTGGCAACACAGAATCCTATCGAATATGAAGGCACGTATCCGCTCCCCGAGGCACAACTCGACCGGTTTCTGTTCAAATTGCGAGTGAATTATCCCATCCCAGAGGTGGAAACCCAGATTTTAATGAACTATCACCAGGGGTTTAACGCCACCCGCTTGGAGACAGTCGGTATTGAAAGCATCGTTGATGGCGCGTCGCTGGAAGAATGTCAGGCGGAAATTCAGAAGGTCACCGTAGAAGATTCAATCTTCAATTATATTGTCGGTTTAGCCGAGGCATCCCGGAATTCAAATGAGTTAGTTTTGGGCGGTAGTCCACGTGCGTCAATCGCGCTGTTGTTAGCGAGCAAAACCTACGCGGCACTGCAAGGACGAGACTATATTCTACCCGACGACGTTAAGTTCTTGGCACCGCATGTCTATCGCCATCGCATTCTGCTGAAACCGGATGCCGAGATCGAGGGACTAACCCCAGATGATATAATTGATCGACTCCTCGCGGAGGCAGAAATTCCGCGTTAG
- a CDS encoding S41 family peptidase, with product MKRYTLSFIVLVIAIGIPFLLITPNERDVMSGDERVTRELLNNALRKAIQISTENYYKPIEDPNKMYRGAIKGALASLEDDYTYYILKREHQRAVENLYNAEFGGLGVQIYDDHRGFIKISKPIPNTPAALANLQAGDYITKVNGKRIHLSEKTGMTRASVIDLLRGKTGTDVTITVQRKFLEPFEVTLTRAIVPIRSVKSTMLDGNIGYIQISGFIGNKDRTEEEFKNALTAHKAGGMKALILDLRGNQGGLLNAAYHIADAFIDKGLIVSTKSETNSKFNEEYPATSNILCPLDIPLIVLVNEYSASASEIVAGAIKDTRRGILVGQKTYGKGVVQKRYELSDGSSMSLTISTYYTPNGTSINEVGITPQVSIEREEPDEIEHIMLRKLDSTDSVENFVSKWIDDAHQKPGEMPKDFSLLERDLPKLQQTLEAEENITLSLRWLRQRAEQYFNLYVGIDQVVNLAYDQQLKEAIRIIEANEVEKYLNPTPDAAAEPPSTTQANMPPEHETTTEE from the coding sequence ATGAAAAGATACACTTTGTCCTTCATCGTTTTAGTGATTGCTATCGGCATTCCATTTCTGCTCATTACGCCAAATGAAAGAGATGTGATGAGTGGCGATGAACGCGTGACACGCGAGTTGCTAAACAACGCGCTGAGAAAAGCGATTCAAATTTCGACAGAGAATTATTACAAGCCGATAGAAGATCCCAACAAGATGTATCGTGGTGCGATCAAAGGGGCATTGGCATCCCTTGAAGATGACTACACGTACTATATCTTGAAGCGTGAGCATCAGCGTGCTGTCGAAAATCTCTATAACGCGGAATTTGGAGGACTTGGTGTTCAAATCTATGACGACCATCGTGGGTTCATTAAGATTTCTAAACCGATTCCGAATACACCCGCTGCCCTCGCGAATCTCCAAGCGGGGGATTACATTACCAAAGTCAATGGTAAGCGGATCCATCTGAGCGAAAAAACAGGTATGACGCGTGCCAGCGTGATCGATTTACTGAGAGGAAAAACCGGTACCGATGTAACGATCACAGTGCAACGCAAATTTCTTGAACCCTTTGAAGTAACACTAACGCGTGCCATCGTTCCCATCAGGAGTGTGAAGTCGACAATGCTTGACGGGAATATCGGGTATATTCAGATTTCAGGGTTCATCGGAAACAAGGACAGGACAGAAGAAGAGTTTAAAAATGCGCTCACAGCGCACAAAGCCGGGGGCATGAAAGCCCTCATTTTAGATCTACGAGGCAATCAAGGTGGACTTCTGAACGCTGCATATCACATTGCGGATGCCTTTATTGACAAAGGTCTCATCGTGTCAACAAAAAGCGAAACAAACAGCAAATTTAATGAGGAATATCCAGCGACCTCCAATATCTTGTGTCCACTGGATATTCCACTCATTGTCCTCGTCAATGAATATAGCGCGAGTGCTTCCGAAATCGTAGCGGGTGCGATTAAGGATACGCGTCGCGGGATACTCGTCGGACAGAAAACTTACGGCAAAGGAGTTGTCCAAAAACGCTACGAACTATCAGATGGCAGCTCAATGTCGCTCACGATCTCAACCTATTATACACCAAATGGCACTTCAATTAACGAGGTAGGGATTACACCACAAGTCTCCATTGAGCGTGAAGAACCTGATGAAATAGAACATATAATGCTCAGAAAACTCGATTCAACCGATTCCGTCGAAAATTTCGTCTCAAAATGGATCGACGACGCGCACCAGAAACCAGGTGAAATGCCAAAAGATTTCTCTCTGCTCGAAAGAGATCTTCCAAAATTGCAGCAAACACTTGAAGCGGAAGAAAATATCACCCTCAGTTTACGATGGCTCAGACAGCGCGCAGAGCAGTACTTTAATCTCTATGTCGGTATTGATCAGGTCGTGAATTTAGCTTATGACCAACAATTGAAGGAGGCAATCCGCATCATTGAAGCAAATGAAGTTGAGAAGTATCTTAACCCAACACCGGATGCAGCAGCGGAACCCCCCTCAACGACACAAGCGAATATGCCTCCGGAACATGAGACGACAACTGAAGAATAG